CCAGGGGCTACTGGTTCCGAAAAAGCTATAGTAGCTTTTCTGTTGTTCATGGAAACCATTGTAGGAATTTTTTGACCTAATTTATTTTGGACTTCAATTCCTTGATCAATACTTATTCTTTCTGGTAAATCAATCGCCAATTCTGAAAGTGCTTTACCTTGGACATGAACATCAAACTTATGAGTAGCATTTAGGTTACCAGCATCATTAGGAACAGCAGCACTATTTCCTAAATGAGAAATATTAGCATCATTTGGATTTTTAGCCCAAGCAGTAGGAAGTGAAGATGTAAGAACTAAGGTAAAAGCAACCGCGTAAATCAGCTTTTTCATGGATATTCTCCTTATTTAGTTAATCAATTATCTATATAGGAATCCAACTTGAGTCTTGCTATGTATACTGAAAAGTAAAACCTTGTTTGGCAGGCTTTTAGTCAGCTTGACTTTTCAACAATCAAATGGGATTTCTATATATTTATAATTATGAAAGCTATTGATGAAATTAAGATGAAATATTGTTATGCCAAGGGAAATTTAAAATGTAGTTGCTAAACGTAATTACTCAAAATGATTTATGATTGAACTATCAAATATCTAAATTTAAAATCAATTAAAAATTCTCCTGATAGTTAATTAAAAAATCAGTTAACTATCAGGAGTTTTATTTGGATAGCGAAGATTTTAAGGACTAATACGAAATCTAGCTACACCTATAGGTATTGTTGCATCACTACCAATGAGATTAGCAGATAAATAATAAACAGGTCCATTACCAAGAAATGGTTGTTTGATATTTTTGATGTCAATCTCTAGCTTAGTGTTAGGAGCAACTGGTTCAGCAAAAGCTAGTAGTATAGTCTTACCATTCAGAGAAACATTAGTGTTAATTTTCTGACCATTCTCTTTATTTACAACAACATCATTAGTATCATCGCTCCACCTTACAGTACTTGGAACTTCAATATTTAATTGCGAAACATCCTTGCTATTTTTAGGAACGTGTACTCGCAAAGTATGTCTAACAACCGCCCAGCGAGTCGGAGGAAATTGATAGTTACCCTCAACATGAGGAAGACTATCATTTTCTTCATTGGCACTTACATAGTTGGCAGGAATTAAAAATGCAGTAGCTAGAGTAGATATAGCAATATAAGATAGCACTTTTTTCATGTTTACTCCTAATCTAATTAGTAATCTCAGCAAATATTTAGATTCGTGTTTTGTAAGCTGTTATAAACTAATACATAACAACTAAGTAAAGATAGAATTATCTATCTCCTACATTCACACAAGCATCAGGAGAAGTTATAAGTCTTCTCATTAACTCGTTTACTGTTTTAAGTCAAAAAGGTCTACTACCTTTATTGATCAGTTTGACAGGTCTTAATGAAATCTGGATGAAATTTTTGATTAACATTAAAATCTAAATATTAAAATGTAGGGAATTGAGCTAAACCAATGGGAATCTCTACCTCACTACCAACAACTTTAACTGAAAAGCGGTATACAGAATCCGGTCCGGTAACTGGTTGTTGAACTTTATTAAAATTAACTAAGAGCTTTGTGTTAGAAATAACCTTTTCAGGGAACTCTATAATAATTTGTCTGCCATTGGCGGAAATATTAGTATTAATTTTCTGCTCATTCACATCCAAGACATCAATATCATTACTCACTGCTACGGTAGATGGAGTTTCAATAATAAGTTGAGAAAGAGCGTTGTTATTTTTGGGGATATTTAACCGAAAAATATGTTTTACAAAACGCCAGCTATTAGTAGGATATTGCAAATTATTCTCAATAATAGTCTCTTTAGCATTTGCATGACCAAAGGAAATGAAAGCTATAGTGGCAAGAGCAAACACTGTACCTGTGTAAATCAATGTTTTTTTCATCTTGAATTGTTAGACAACGATTATGTAAAATAAGTTACAGATTTATGCTGAATAGACCTTTACATAATAAGTCTGACAGGTCAGGATGAAA
This sequence is a window from Anabaena cylindrica PCC 7122. Protein-coding genes within it:
- a CDS encoding DUF2808 domain-containing protein encodes the protein MKKLIYAVAFTLVLTSSLPTAWAKNPNDANISHLGNSAAVPNDAGNLNATHKFDVHVQGKALSELAIDLPERISIDQGIEVQNKLGQKIPTMVSMNNRKATIAFSEPVAPGTTISIRMKGVNTPMYSEIWQYQVYAKKVGFTEAIPLGLAQIQTYP
- a CDS encoding DUF2808 domain-containing protein, giving the protein MKKVLSYIAISTLATAFLIPANYVSANEENDSLPHVEGNYQFPPTRWAVVRHTLRVHVPKNSKDVSQLNIEVPSTVRWSDDTNDVVVNKENGQKINTNVSLNGKTILLAFAEPVAPNTKLEIDIKNIKQPFLGNGPVYYLSANLIGSDATIPIGVARFRISP
- a CDS encoding DUF2808 domain-containing protein, which encodes MKKTLIYTGTVFALATIAFISFGHANAKETIIENNLQYPTNSWRFVKHIFRLNIPKNNNALSQLIIETPSTVAVSNDIDVLDVNEQKINTNISANGRQIIIEFPEKVISNTKLLVNFNKVQQPVTGPDSVYRFSVKVVGSEVEIPIGLAQFPTF